In one Bacillus thuringiensis genomic region, the following are encoded:
- a CDS encoding YgaB family protein → MNDFDKLVGEQLETMDELLKLQAHLEKYQQIEMNEKDTCDKKELHFIRQEIYRTEVALKMLHEKFEEQTNSVIQSFENEKMISNLG, encoded by the coding sequence ATGAACGATTTTGATAAGTTGGTAGGGGAGCAATTAGAAACGATGGATGAGTTGTTAAAGTTACAAGCACATCTAGAGAAGTATCAACAAATTGAAATGAATGAAAAAGATACGTGTGATAAAAAAGAACTGCATTTTATCCGCCAGGAAATATATAGAACAGAAGTAGCATTGAAGATGTTACATGAGAAATTTGAAGAACAAACGAATAGTGTAATCCAATCTTTTGAAAATGAAAAAATGATTTCAAATTTAGGATAA
- a CDS encoding small, acid-soluble spore protein K has product MGKQAEFWSESKNNSKIDGQPKAKSRFASKRPNGTINTHPQERMRAANQQEE; this is encoded by the coding sequence ATGGGTAAACAAGCCGAATTTTGGTCTGAGTCAAAAAATAACAGCAAAATCGACGGTCAACCGAAAGCGAAATCACGCTTCGCTTCGAAACGACCTAACGGCACAATTAACACGCACCCACAAGAACGTATGCGTGCTGCAAATCAGCAGGAAGAGTAG
- the ntdP gene encoding nucleoside tri-diphosphate phosphatase, with the protein MGFPKEGEKVQIHSYKHNGSIHRMWEETTILKGTQSLVIGANDRTVVTESDGRTWITREPAICYFHANYWFNVIGMLREDGVYYYCNLSSPFAYDPEALKYIDYDLDIKVYPDMTYTLLDEDEYEKHSQIMQYPPVIDTILKRNVAHLTQWIHQRKGPFAPDFVDMWYERYLMYRN; encoded by the coding sequence ATGGGATTTCCCAAAGAAGGAGAAAAAGTACAAATACATAGTTATAAACATAATGGCTCCATTCATAGAATGTGGGAAGAAACAACAATTTTAAAAGGGACACAGAGTCTTGTAATCGGAGCGAATGATCGTACAGTAGTTACAGAATCGGATGGCCGAACATGGATTACTCGTGAACCAGCAATTTGTTATTTTCATGCCAACTATTGGTTTAATGTGATTGGGATGCTTAGGGAAGATGGCGTATATTATTATTGTAATTTAAGCTCACCTTTTGCGTATGATCCTGAAGCATTAAAGTATATTGATTATGATTTAGATATTAAAGTATATCCAGATATGACATATACGCTTCTAGATGAAGATGAGTATGAAAAACATAGTCAAATTATGCAGTATCCACCTGTTATTGATACAATTTTAAAACGAAATGTAGCACATTTAACACAGTGGATTCATCAAAGAAAAGGTCCATTTGCACCAGATTTCGTAGATATGTGGTATGAACGATATTTAATGTACAGAAATTAA
- the mutY gene encoding A/G-specific adenine glycosylase, with protein MTLEILNNFNIEQFQNDLIGWFEEEQRDLPWRKNKDPYRVWVSEIMLQQTRVEAVKPYYANFMGKFPTLEALANADDEEVLKAWEGLGYYSRARNLHAAVKEVKEVYGGVVPSDVKKIEKLKGVGPYTKGAILSIAYGIPEPAVDGNVMRVLSRILSVWDDIAKPKTRKVFEEIVREIISTENPSYFNQGLMELGALICIPKNPACLLCPVREHCRGYAEGVQKELPVKSKAKAPTMVPLVAGVLQTEDGRYVINKRPSTGLLANMWEFPNIELGEGIRNQKEQLIDYMKEKFELGVSIDEYAMNVQHTFTHRTWDIFVFYGKVTGNIVDTDTLKFVSKEAFEQLPFSKSHRTIYENCVEKITMQ; from the coding sequence TTGACACTTGAAATACTAAACAATTTTAATATAGAGCAGTTTCAAAATGATTTAATTGGTTGGTTTGAAGAAGAACAGCGCGACTTGCCATGGAGAAAGAATAAAGATCCATACCGCGTTTGGGTTTCTGAAATTATGTTACAGCAAACAAGAGTAGAAGCTGTAAAACCATATTACGCAAATTTTATGGGGAAGTTTCCTACACTTGAAGCGTTAGCGAACGCAGATGATGAAGAAGTATTAAAAGCATGGGAAGGTTTAGGATATTATTCTAGAGCACGTAATTTACATGCGGCAGTAAAAGAGGTAAAAGAAGTATACGGCGGGGTTGTACCAAGTGATGTAAAGAAAATTGAAAAGTTAAAAGGAGTTGGACCATATACAAAAGGTGCTATTTTAAGTATCGCATATGGTATACCAGAGCCGGCAGTTGATGGAAATGTTATGCGTGTATTATCTCGCATTTTATCAGTATGGGATGATATTGCAAAACCAAAGACTCGAAAAGTTTTTGAAGAGATTGTGCGTGAAATTATTTCGACTGAAAATCCATCTTATTTTAATCAAGGTTTGATGGAATTAGGTGCACTAATTTGTATTCCGAAAAATCCAGCATGCTTACTTTGTCCTGTACGTGAACATTGCAGGGGATATGCTGAAGGTGTTCAAAAGGAGTTACCAGTAAAAAGTAAAGCGAAAGCTCCGACGATGGTACCCCTTGTTGCAGGAGTACTTCAAACGGAAGATGGTCGTTACGTCATTAATAAACGTCCAAGTACCGGATTATTAGCTAACATGTGGGAATTTCCGAATATTGAACTTGGCGAAGGGATTCGAAATCAGAAAGAGCAGCTTATAGATTATATGAAAGAGAAATTTGAGCTCGGGGTTTCTATTGATGAGTACGCAATGAATGTACAACATACGTTTACACATCGTACTTGGGATATATTTGTATTTTACGGAAAAGTAACCGGTAATATTGTTGATACAGATACATTAAAATTTGTATCGAAAGAAGCATTCGAGCAATTGCCTTTCTCGAAATCACATCGTACTATTTACGAAAATTGCGTGGAGAAAATTACAATGCAATAA
- a CDS encoding aromatic acid exporter family protein, whose amino-acid sequence MKLGARILKTGIAITLALFACILLQLPSPVFAGISAIFAVQPSVYRSYLTALEQIQANVIGAIFAIAFATAFGHNPFIIGLTCILVIALTLQLRLENTISIALVTVIAIMEYQGEDFFSFALLRFATIMIGIIAASLVNLVFMPPKYETKLYHRIVDNTEEIVKWIRMNSRQASDFTTLKTDIDRMKEKMIKLNHYYLLYKEERSYTKKVKFAKIRKLVLFRQMLATTSRALSTLKSLHRTENELRYMPEEFQESIQNELDSLTHYHEQVLLKFIGKAKKQQSVEMLDEVETGKQELIDIFMEYQNKDDEEAYKTWLHLFPLISSIINYSEEVEHLDLLVDSFYTYHKPEKELQIDDKKEDE is encoded by the coding sequence ATGAAACTTGGTGCTCGCATTTTAAAAACGGGTATTGCCATCACGTTAGCTTTATTTGCTTGTATTTTACTTCAATTACCGAGTCCGGTATTTGCGGGAATTTCAGCTATTTTTGCTGTTCAACCGTCTGTATACCGTTCTTATTTAACAGCACTTGAACAAATTCAAGCAAATGTAATTGGTGCGATATTTGCTATCGCATTTGCTACTGCTTTTGGACATAATCCTTTTATTATTGGATTAACATGTATATTAGTAATTGCTCTTACATTACAATTACGATTAGAAAACACAATATCAATTGCTTTAGTAACAGTTATCGCCATTATGGAGTATCAAGGCGAAGATTTCTTTAGTTTTGCCTTACTTCGATTTGCGACGATTATGATTGGTATTATTGCGGCTTCACTTGTAAATTTAGTATTTATGCCGCCGAAATATGAAACAAAACTTTATCATCGTATCGTTGATAATACAGAAGAAATTGTAAAATGGATTCGAATGAATAGCAGGCAGGCTTCTGATTTTACAACGCTAAAAACTGATATTGATCGTATGAAAGAAAAAATGATCAAACTAAACCATTACTATTTGCTGTATAAAGAAGAAAGAAGCTACACGAAAAAAGTAAAGTTCGCAAAAATTCGTAAGCTCGTTTTATTCAGACAAATGTTAGCGACAACAAGCCGTGCTTTAAGTACGTTAAAATCATTACACCGTACTGAAAATGAACTGCGCTATATGCCAGAGGAATTTCAGGAATCTATCCAAAACGAACTTGATTCATTAACGCATTATCATGAACAAGTTTTATTAAAATTTATTGGTAAAGCAAAAAAACAACAATCAGTTGAAATGCTTGATGAAGTCGAAACAGGTAAACAAGAATTAATTGATATCTTTATGGAATATCAAAATAAGGACGATGAAGAAGCATATAAAACATGGTTACATCTCTTCCCTCTTATTTCTTCCATCATTAACTATAGTGAAGAAGTAGAGCATTTAGATTTACTTGTAGATAGCTTCTACACATACCATAAACCAGAAAAAGAACTCCAAATCGATGATAAAAAAGAAGACGAATAA
- a CDS encoding gamma-type small acid-soluble spore protein, with amino-acid sequence MSKKQQGYNKATSGASIQSTNASYGTEFSTETDVQAVKQANAQSEAKKAQASGAQSANASYGTEFATETDVHAVKEQNAKSAAKQSQSSSSNQ; translated from the coding sequence ATGAGTAAAAAACAACAAGGTTATAACAAGGCAACTTCTGGTGCTAGCATTCAAAGTACAAATGCTAGTTATGGTACAGAGTTTTCAACTGAAACAGATGTGCAAGCAGTAAAACAAGCAAACGCACAATCAGAAGCAAAGAAAGCACAAGCTTCTGGTGCACAAAGTGCAAACGCTAGTTATGGTACAGAATTTGCAACTGAAACAGACGTGCATGCTGTGAAAGAACAAAATGCTAAGTCAGCTGCAAAACAATCACAATCTTCTAGCTCAAATCAGTAA
- a CDS encoding metal-dependent hydrolase produces the protein MDTATHLVMGITLGSLATLDPAIAQSDIGPQAVMLATIAGSNIPDIDTVLKLRNNAKYIRNHRGITHSIPAVILWSFLISGISFAFFSEAPYLHLLLWSFIAVFLHVFVDIFNAYGTQALRPFTKKWVALGIINTFDTVIFFIHILAIACMLVGSHKGYTALAAYILMIIYYIGRIMMHRNIRSVVHKRFNNVEKIIISPSYRFYHYHLAVVTADYYYVARWHRGNIMIYDKFDRVPFPDNDIMRAAKQDENISAFLSFSPVYRWDIFDHDHYYEVRFIDLRYRSKDYYPFVAIVQLDHNLNIISSYTGWIFSEEKLRKKLELLPH, from the coding sequence ATGGACACAGCCACTCACCTTGTTATGGGTATCACTTTAGGTAGCTTAGCAACATTAGATCCAGCCATAGCACAAAGTGATATTGGCCCTCAAGCTGTTATGCTTGCTACAATTGCTGGTTCCAACATTCCTGACATTGACACAGTTTTAAAATTGCGTAATAACGCTAAATATATAAGAAATCATCGTGGGATTACTCATTCCATTCCCGCGGTAATTCTTTGGTCATTCCTTATAAGTGGCATCTCTTTCGCCTTCTTTTCAGAAGCTCCATATCTTCATTTACTACTTTGGTCATTTATTGCCGTCTTTCTTCACGTCTTTGTAGATATTTTCAACGCCTATGGTACACAAGCATTACGACCTTTCACAAAAAAATGGGTCGCACTTGGCATAATTAATACATTCGATACCGTAATTTTCTTTATCCATATACTTGCAATTGCTTGCATGCTCGTCGGTTCTCATAAAGGATATACAGCCTTAGCAGCATATATATTAATGATTATTTACTATATCGGACGGATTATGATGCATAGAAATATAAGAAGCGTTGTACACAAACGTTTCAACAATGTCGAGAAGATTATCATTTCTCCTTCTTACCGATTTTATCATTATCATTTAGCAGTCGTTACGGCTGATTATTACTACGTTGCGAGATGGCATCGTGGTAACATCATGATATATGATAAGTTCGATCGGGTACCGTTCCCAGACAATGATATTATGCGAGCAGCTAAACAAGATGAAAACATCTCAGCCTTCTTATCTTTCTCTCCTGTATATCGCTGGGATATTTTTGATCATGATCATTATTACGAAGTACGATTCATTGATTTACGATACCGAAGTAAAGATTATTATCCATTTGTCGCGATCGTTCAGCTCGACCACAATTTAAATATTATTAGCTCCTATACAGGATGGATTTTTAGTGAAGAAAAACTTCGAAAAAAACTAGAATTACTTCCACATTAA
- a CDS encoding YpzG family protein translates to MSYRDRLDSRSELFNHTWTRPKHAKAQVNGQTQQTQSLIILANECKKRQF, encoded by the coding sequence ATGAGCTACCGTGATCGCTTAGATAGTCGTTCTGAATTATTTAACCATACGTGGACTCGTCCAAAACATGCGAAAGCGCAAGTTAACGGACAGACGCAACAAACCCAGTCTCTCATTATATTGGCAAATGAATGTAAAAAACGCCAATTTTAG
- a CDS encoding YfhJ family protein: MNDIYEILTKELLDKNDKLSYAQARAWVELLWEDFQTTYAKSGRYQGDEMTEQVVRSWINNHGIRLHEMRTNNPKYSHLINQEDHLKH; encoded by the coding sequence ATGAATGATATTTATGAAATATTAACGAAAGAATTATTAGACAAGAATGACAAGCTTTCTTACGCACAAGCTCGTGCGTGGGTTGAGTTACTATGGGAAGATTTTCAAACAACTTATGCCAAATCAGGTCGTTATCAAGGCGATGAAATGACGGAACAAGTGGTACGATCATGGATTAATAATCATGGTATACGCCTTCATGAAATGCGTACAAATAATCCGAAGTATAGCCATTTAATTAATCAAGAAGATCATTTGAAACATTAA
- a CDS encoding YfhH family protein — MNMPKRYSEMTPHELREEIGALKEQAVKAEQLGIVNEFDVLMRKMAMARAYMTDINKFRIGETYELVEEPGVLFKITYFNGVFAWGYKQNDNEEIGIPISLLQEK; from the coding sequence ATGAATATGCCAAAACGCTACAGTGAAATGACACCGCATGAGCTAAGGGAAGAAATTGGCGCTTTGAAGGAGCAAGCAGTAAAAGCTGAGCAGCTTGGGATTGTCAATGAATTTGATGTATTAATGAGAAAAATGGCAATGGCTCGTGCTTATATGACGGATATAAACAAATTCCGTATTGGTGAAACATATGAATTAGTAGAAGAACCTGGTGTATTATTTAAAATTACGTATTTCAATGGGGTATTTGCTTGGGGATATAAGCAAAATGATAATGAAGAGATTGGCATACCAATTTCCTTATTGCAAGAAAAATAA
- the recX gene encoding recombination regulator RecX, translating into MAVITKIEVQKRSKERFNIYIDKGQGEEYGFSVDQVILIKHGLQKGLEIDEIELGNILYNEEVQKAYLQAISYLSYQMRTKQEIEDFLRKKEVGQAIISEVVSKLLHDRYINDKEYAVLYTRTQSNVNRKGPTVIKRELLNKGVQDLIITHSLQEYPKEKQIENASFLIEKKKKSYQKHSFLQMKLKLDEMLVRKGYSREVIQICLEELKDEKDDEKQQEALHYHGNKYYEKYKKHDGWTFENKMKQALYRKGFSIDEIEIFLQMKREEE; encoded by the coding sequence ATGGCTGTCATTACAAAAATCGAAGTACAAAAACGATCGAAAGAACGATTTAATATTTATATTGATAAAGGTCAAGGCGAAGAGTACGGATTTAGTGTGGATCAAGTAATCTTAATAAAACATGGATTACAAAAAGGATTAGAAATTGATGAAATCGAGTTAGGAAATATTTTGTACAATGAAGAAGTACAAAAAGCATATTTACAAGCAATCTCCTATTTATCCTATCAAATGAGAACAAAACAAGAAATAGAAGATTTTTTACGAAAAAAAGAAGTGGGACAGGCCATCATCTCTGAAGTCGTTTCGAAATTATTACATGACCGATATATTAATGATAAAGAGTATGCTGTTTTATATACGCGAACGCAAAGTAATGTGAATCGAAAAGGTCCAACTGTTATTAAAAGAGAGCTATTAAATAAAGGTGTTCAGGATTTAATTATTACACATAGTTTACAAGAATATCCAAAGGAAAAGCAAATTGAGAATGCTTCGTTTCTCATAGAAAAGAAGAAAAAATCTTATCAAAAGCATTCTTTTTTACAAATGAAACTAAAGTTAGATGAGATGCTTGTTCGAAAAGGATATTCTAGAGAAGTAATTCAGATTTGTTTGGAAGAATTGAAAGACGAAAAAGATGACGAAAAGCAACAAGAAGCGTTACACTATCATGGGAATAAATATTATGAGAAATATAAGAAGCATGATGGATGGACATTTGAAAACAAGATGAAACAAGCGTTATATCGAAAAGGATTCTCTATTGATGAAATCGAGATATTTTTGCAAATGAAACGCGAAGAGGAATGA
- a CDS encoding ABC transporter ATP-binding protein, which yields MQGIKRYLQFVKPYRWLIAITIIIGLVKFGIPLIMPWLLKYIIDDVIQGAGSLQDKTSQLITAIGIAFFIFAVLRPPIEYYRQYFAQRIANTILYDLRKHIFGHLQKLSLRYYSNTKTGEIISRVIHDVEQTKDFVITGLMNVWLDTATIAIAIIVMFSMNIKLTFVALLILPIYVIAVKYFFGRLRKLTKERSQALATMQGYLHERIQGMQVTRSFALEEYEGKQFEKRNNEFLTKALTHTSWTARTFSAVNTLTDLGPLLVIGFAAYEVIQGQLTLGTMVAFVGYMDSLYSPLRRLVNSSTTLTQSFASMDRVFELLDEKYDIVNVPNAVQTKKLNGEIVFDNVSFRYNADEKEILHNLSLTMQPGEKVALVGASGGGKSSLASLIPRFYDVSEGAVYVDGIDVRKYNMRNLRSHIGIVLQDNLLFSDTIEANILYGNPKATEKEVIAAAKAAQIHDFIIDLPDGYNTVVGERGVKLSGGQRQRVAIARVFLKNPSVLILDEATSALDLENERYIQEALQTLAADRTTIIIAHRLATITHVDTIIYIEDGEIKETGSHEELMRKRGFYYNLYQLQHITETAPLA from the coding sequence GTGCAAGGCATAAAAAGATATTTACAATTTGTTAAACCATATCGATGGCTTATTGCTATTACAATTATTATTGGGCTAGTTAAATTCGGTATCCCACTTATTATGCCGTGGTTATTAAAGTATATTATAGATGATGTAATTCAAGGCGCGGGCTCACTTCAAGATAAAACATCTCAATTAATAACAGCGATTGGAATTGCTTTTTTTATTTTTGCGGTATTAAGACCACCGATTGAATATTATCGTCAATATTTCGCACAACGTATCGCAAATACAATACTGTATGATTTGCGGAAGCATATTTTCGGTCACTTACAAAAGTTAAGTTTACGTTATTATTCCAATACAAAAACAGGGGAGATTATTTCGCGTGTCATCCATGATGTAGAACAAACGAAGGATTTTGTAATTACTGGTTTGATGAACGTCTGGTTAGATACTGCAACAATTGCTATTGCTATCATTGTTATGTTTTCTATGAATATAAAATTAACATTTGTTGCGTTATTGATTTTACCTATTTATGTAATTGCAGTGAAATATTTTTTCGGACGTCTTCGGAAATTGACGAAAGAGCGTTCACAAGCGTTAGCGACGATGCAAGGGTATTTGCATGAACGTATTCAAGGAATGCAAGTGACACGTAGCTTTGCGTTAGAAGAGTATGAGGGGAAGCAGTTTGAAAAAAGAAATAATGAATTTTTAACGAAAGCATTAACCCATACAAGTTGGACGGCGAGAACATTTTCGGCAGTAAATACGTTAACCGATTTAGGTCCGTTACTTGTGATTGGTTTTGCAGCATATGAAGTAATTCAGGGGCAGTTAACGCTAGGGACGATGGTTGCTTTTGTTGGATATATGGATAGTTTATATAGTCCGCTTCGCCGCCTTGTTAATTCATCCACAACATTAACACAATCTTTTGCATCGATGGACCGTGTGTTTGAACTGTTAGATGAAAAATACGATATTGTTAATGTGCCAAATGCAGTACAAACGAAAAAATTAAATGGAGAAATTGTATTTGACAATGTTTCTTTTCGTTATAATGCAGATGAAAAAGAGATATTACACAACTTGTCATTAACTATGCAGCCTGGAGAGAAAGTAGCGCTTGTAGGAGCGAGTGGGGGAGGGAAGTCATCTCTTGCTAGTTTGATCCCGCGTTTCTATGATGTTTCTGAAGGCGCGGTTTATGTAGATGGCATAGATGTAAGAAAGTATAATATGAGAAATTTGCGTAGTCATATTGGAATTGTACTGCAAGATAATTTATTGTTTAGCGATACAATTGAAGCTAATATTCTATATGGAAATCCGAAAGCTACAGAGAAAGAAGTGATTGCAGCTGCCAAAGCTGCGCAAATTCATGATTTTATTATAGACTTACCAGATGGTTATAATACTGTCGTTGGAGAACGTGGTGTGAAGCTATCGGGCGGGCAAAGGCAACGCGTGGCAATTGCACGCGTATTTCTAAAGAATCCGTCGGTACTTATATTGGATGAAGCAACTTCGGCTTTAGATTTAGAAAATGAAAGGTATATTCAAGAGGCGCTTCAGACGTTAGCTGCTGACCGGACAACGATTATAATTGCACATCGATTAGCGACGATTACGCATGTTGATACGATTATTTACATTGAAGACGGTGAGATTAAAGAAACAGGTTCTCATGAAGAGTTAATGCGAAAAAGAGGATTTTATTATAATTTATATCAACTTCAACATATAACAGAAACAGCTCCTTTAGCATAA
- a CDS encoding TIGR01777 family oxidoreductase: protein MKIAISGGTGFIGKYLSTFFIQKGYTVYILTRKKTTETSDPNLQYVQWTPDLQTFPLSSIDVVINLAGESINSRWTKQQKKAILNSRIQTTKGLIKQLQTLHTKPHTFINASAIGYYGTSEIESFTEQHKTPGNDFLANTVYSWEQEASKASSLGIRTIYTRFGVVLGANGGALPKMLLPYQFYIGGTIGSGKQWLSWIHIDDVVRMMDFIIHKKEIDGPLNMTAPTPIRMKEFGETIATIMKKPHWLPVPSFIIQTLLGEMSILVLEGQRVLPIKAIEHGYQYTFPAIDHALQNILSHTM, encoded by the coding sequence GTGAAAATCGCAATTTCTGGTGGTACAGGCTTTATCGGCAAATACCTTTCTACTTTTTTTATTCAAAAAGGATATACTGTTTACATTCTCACACGAAAAAAAACTACTGAAACTTCCGACCCTAACCTTCAGTATGTTCAATGGACACCGGATTTACAAACCTTCCCCCTCTCTTCTATTGATGTAGTTATTAATCTAGCCGGAGAGTCTATTAATAGTAGATGGACAAAGCAACAAAAGAAAGCCATTTTAAACAGTAGAATTCAAACAACAAAAGGACTCATTAAACAATTGCAAACACTCCATACAAAACCACACACATTTATTAACGCAAGTGCTATTGGATACTATGGAACGTCTGAAATAGAATCTTTTACAGAACAGCATAAGACTCCTGGAAATGACTTTTTAGCAAATACAGTATATTCATGGGAACAAGAAGCATCTAAAGCAAGTTCTCTCGGAATACGAACAATCTACACAAGATTTGGAGTTGTATTAGGTGCAAATGGAGGAGCTCTTCCAAAAATGCTACTTCCCTATCAATTCTATATCGGCGGCACCATTGGTTCTGGGAAGCAATGGTTATCATGGATTCATATAGACGATGTCGTTCGTATGATGGATTTCATCATACACAAAAAAGAAATTGATGGTCCTCTTAATATGACAGCACCAACACCTATAAGAATGAAGGAATTTGGAGAAACCATTGCAACTATAATGAAAAAACCTCATTGGTTGCCTGTACCTTCATTTATCATTCAAACTTTATTAGGTGAAATGAGTATACTTGTACTAGAAGGGCAACGTGTATTACCCATTAAAGCAATTGAACATGGATACCAATACACATTTCCGGCAATAGACCATGCATTACAAAATATACTTTCGCATACAATGTAG